In Parabacteroides timonensis, the genomic stretch TCCCCCATTGTACGGAGCGGTGGACGTTCGAGCGACAACCACATTCCGACAATAAATGTCATAAAGATTGCCAGCCCCAGGATTGTCCACAGAAGCACCAGCCCGGATCTATTCGGACGATATGCCATCGCTGCCCCTATCGACCAGCAAGCCACGGCGGGCAAAGCGAAATATATAAAATGACTCCATTCCATAATCACACAGTTTTTGTATCGTTAGCGGCCATTTTCCCCAGTTTGTTCCCGGGGGCTAAAACAAAGAGACAGACAGAACCAAGTAACATCATCAGGATACCGGCGTATACAACCGGAAGCCACGGGTCCCTGACCAGTTCGAAGATGCTCGTACGGCTCCATTTTCCTTTAGCCTCGTCATAACTAAGCTGATAGATTTTCCACCCTTCCATACTTAACGGCTTGTTCACTTCGATAAGTGCATCTGTCCGTTCCCCGCTTTGGGTATAAACAGTCACTTCGGAAGCAAAACGCTTGGGCTCGCGTTCCGGCATCACCAGGCTTACAGAATCACTTAAGGGCAGGGAAACATACGGAAACATGAAACTACCACAACTGACCCACCCGCTTTTCTCCGTTCCGTCCACCCTATTCCGGGCTTTTACCATTAAAGCAGTAGTAGCACCTTCGGAGTGGAAAGCGACAAAGTTTAAGGTATCGATACTACGTACACAAGCAGCCATCGGTAGCGAATGAGTGACTTCAATCTCCCAATCGAGTAAACTGCCGGAGAAGGGAGCATTTTCCACCAATACGTTTTCCGGATTGTTTTCCGGCAAGGCTTTACCTGTCGTATTATCTATCGCTAATAGTTTGGGAGGGTATTCGTCGATCGTAAATGACTTCAATTCGATAGCCAGAGGAAGTTCCACCATTTCGCCGGTTTCGTCGGTAGCTCGCCATTCGGGGCCATCGAGGGAGGCCGTCATGCGGAGACGTTGCAGGTCACCGTTACCGAGGATAGCAGCCAACAGCGTGATGAAGAGGCCGGCATGATTCAATATAAAGGGGGTATCTTTCCAACGGAAACGGCTGATCTTATGGATCGTGACCAGTCCCAATACAGACAGGAAATAAAGGAACAGCAACATAAAAGGCCATGAAACCGTCATTTGCATGAAACCCAACCCTGACAGTAGTCCTCCGTGAGTAACCGTTGCGGAAGGAGCCATCTGTCGGGTCAGTCCCATGATGATAACCAAAATCATCCAGGCCGTCAAAGACGTAATACTCGCCGTTAAGCTGTAAAACCATTGCAAGGCAACGGCTTTACGGCTCACGACATAAACCATTATCAAGAAAAACAAATACACTCCACCCGTTAAGGCATTGAGGGGATACTGGAAAAGCGTCGCATCCACCTTCCCGGTCGTCAGTTGCAGAACGACACCGGTAATAAACAGGCCGATACTAATAGCCCACCCTTCGGTATATCCCCACGGTTGTTTCCACATAATCAGCTCTTATCTGCTAAACGTTTGTTTGCTTTTGCTTCTTTAATCCATTCGGGCACGACAGTGTTCAGAAACTTTTCTTTTGCCTCGCGTTCGGCAGGGATATCCAAGCCGATATATTTCTGTGCCAACTCTTTTGTTGAGATGTCCGGCATAGGAACTTCATCCGTATAGCCTAATTTAGCCAATACTTTGGAAACTGCCAGACGAGCCTGCATCGTTCTATCCAGACCATTGCCCAGAATACGTTGTATTTCCTGCGGAGCATGGAAAGAAGCGCCGTGAGAAGCCACTCCGAAATCCCAACGCCATTGAGCCTGGCGGATCAACTGCAAGACAGGGGCCATTTGTGCTTCGGTAGCTCCCTTGTCCCAGGCAAACTTCGCTTCGATATGTGCTTTGGCTAGTTCTGCCTCCAGACGGTTACGCATTTCGTTTGCCTTGTTCTGCCGTTCGTAAACGTTGTTGCGCAAAGTCTCTTCACTTTCGCGGTGGCAAACCTGACAAGTACGGTCTATCATGGCAAGCGGGCTCATGATATGATGGTCGCTGTATTTCACACCACCTTCACTCTTGTACGGCATATGACAATCGGCACAGGATACACCACGCTGTCCGTGGATACCCATCATCGACAGTTCGTAATCAGGATGCTGTGCCTTCAGGATCGGCGCTTTGCTCAGTTTATGCGTATAATCGGCAAAGCCTTCTGCATCGTAATAAGCTTCCATATCTTCCACCGTGAAACCTTTATCCCAGGGGAAAGTCAGATATTTACCATCACCCTTGAAATAATATTCCACGTGGCACTGTGCACAAACCAACGAGCGCATTTCCTGCTGGGTCGCTTTGGTGATATCGCGTCCCTGCCGCTGGAAAGCTTCGATCAAAGCCGGACGGCTGATCTGCAGGTTCATTGTAGTCGGTTCGTGGCAATCGGCACAACCGATCGGGTTCACGATCTCGTCACCCATAGCAGCCCATTTCGCCTTATAGAAATTATCCACACCTACGGCCTGCATCATGCGGGGAACATCCGGGCTCTTACAAGTCCAGCAAGTTGCCGGCTGAGGGCCTTCGTCGGGTGTCATCGGGGAACCTACACGCAGTGTATGACGCATATCGTCGATAGCATGCATGTGTCCGCGGGGAGAAGAATAGTCCTTGGAGAAAGCATATCCGGCCCACAGGATCACCATTTCAGGACGTGCGGCCAGTACATCAACTGCCTGGTTACCGTTGTATTTACTCTGGAAAGACGTATCCATCGTCTGCGTCCATGTCTCGTATTCGCGCGGATAGTTCGGCTGGAACTTTTCGTTGACCGCCTCGATACCTTCTATCTCCACTTTCTTATTATTCATTACACTGGTGATTTCTGCCCTTCGTTCGTTGATGGAAGCAGCCAGTACACCCAGTACAAAAACGACAGCCATTGTCCCGATAAACAACACCCATCCTTGCCATGATTTAAGTTTCTTTTCCATATTCGTCGATTTTTTATTATTCGTCTTTATTTAAGCATGTCTTTCAGCCATTGCGGCGTGTTCGATTTAGGATAAGGCACGATGGCCGAGGGAGTCGACGAGAGGCTGTTAAGCCCTCCGTGAGGCACTTCCCGGTGACAGTCCCAGCAGGCTTTCCCTTCACCGGCCATAGCCATTTCGTGATCGATACGGCCGGTGTTCACAAATTCCGTATTCAGTTGCGTATGGCAACGGATACAATTGTTCATTATCACTTCCGCGCTTTCGTCTATCGCCTTAATCACCTGCGGTTCCCCTCGCACCATGAATACGGTGGCGTGCCGCATGCCGTCCATGCCTTTGAAGAACCATTTCTTGGCAGCATTTTCGTGTGGTACATGGCAATCGTTACAGGTGGCGTTCCGGCTATGCGAGCTATGACTCCAGGTGGCATAGTAAGGCCCCATGATATGGCAGTTCACACAGGTAGACGGCTCATCGGACAAGTAACTCCAGGCCCTCGACACATAGAATGTGTAAAAGCCCAAACCACAGATGGCTCCCCCGGCGATAATAGCAAACAGCTTGTGTCGTTTCGTGGGGAGAATCGTGTTTATGATCTCTTTTATCTTCATACAGCCTTAATTATAGTTTAATTCTTCGCAAATATCTTAATTCGGATACAAGTAAAGTGTAATATATATTACATTGCACAAAAATTATTTGTCAAATGAGAAAGTTGATATTCATAGCAGTCTCCGCACTGCTGATTTGCACATCATGTGTAACGAAAAAGAAATACTTAGAGGCTGAAAATGGGCGGCTGGAAGCCATCGGCCGCGGGAATGCTTTGCAGGAACAGCTTGTCGACTGCAAAGATACCGGTGACAAACTGAATGAACGGTTGGCCGCACTGCAACGGGACACGGCTCGGCTGGGTACCAACATCCGCAATTACCAGACGATGCTGAACTCGAACATGACGCAGCAGGACAAACTGAACAGTCTGCTAAGTCAGAAAATGGAGGAGTTGAACGAACGGGAACGGACGATCAACGAATTGCAGGATATGATTAATGCGCAGAATGAGAAGGTGCAGCGGTTATTAAGCAGTGTAAAGGATGCATTGTTAGGTTTCAGCAGCGACGAGTTGACGGTGACGGAAAAAGACGGCAAGGTATATGTCGCCATGTCCGACAAGCTATTGTTCGAATCGGGCAGCGCGCGTGTAGACAAGCGTGGCAAGGAAGCGCTGGCAAAGTTGGCGGAAGTCCTCAACAAGCAGTCGGATATAGACGTATATATCGAAGGGCATACGGACAGCAAGCCGATCAATACGGCACAGTTCAAGGACAACTGGGATTTGAGCGTGATACGTGCGACATCAGTAGTTCGTATCCTGACCAAAGACTATGGTGTGAACCCGTTGCAGATACAGCCTAGCGGACGCGGCGAGTATATGCCTGTTGCCGACAACGAATCTGCCGAAGGCCGCAGCAAGAACCGCCGTACGGAAATCATCATGGCTCCGAAGCTCGACAAGTTGTATCAGATGTTACAGTAATATATATTAATTAGACACTATATATATATAGATAGATAGATAGACGTATTGTAACTCATCCACATTATTCAAAATCAGCAAAGTCATCCGAAAATTCGGACACTTTGCTGATTTTTGTTTTAGTTATTATCAGAAATACCTATTTCAATATAATCTTTTGTCCGCATTGACCTTCCAACACAAGAAAATAAACACCGGAAGCAAAGCCTTCGATATAGGTATCGCCTGCCGGAAGCTGCCGGCTGAGAAGCAGGCGGCCGACAGTATCGGTCAGGTACAGGCGGGTAGCATGCGGCACTGTCACGCGAAAGACACCGTTTGTTATCGAGATACTGAAGCCCGAAGGTAACGGCATATTATCGGTTGCCTGATCTTTAACGATACCGGAGATTTCGATATTTATATCCTCACGAATATACTGAATGATATATTTTCCGTCAGACACACGTGGCGTTATCACATCACCATCAGCAGTTACTACCGGTACAGAGCTTTCGCGATAACCATCCTCTATTGCAAGATAGAAACCGAAGTCATCTCTTTCTTTTACCTCATGGCGACCGGCTGAAGGATTGGTTATTGCACCTTCAATAGCTGGAAGAGTAATGGTATAATAGACCGGAGTTGGATCAACGGGCTTTTCTTTAAACGTAGCTGTTACCGTTACATCACTTTCAGGCATAACGAATCTTTTATTAGCGATGGGAATAGTTGCTCCATCAGACAACTGAGCATAAGACAAAGACTCGAGTTCGTATCCACTAGCAGGATTAACCTTTAAGATAATGGTTTCTCCTTCGGTCGCTTTCTCTTTATCCGCTGTGACTGTACCGTTTACTATCGAAGAAGCGATAGTTATATTATGTAGCTCTTTGATGCTGAATGTCCAATCAGGATCGGTCAAGTCAGAACTTTTTATAGCATAGTTTGTAGAATAAATACTAATTGATACTGTATATGTTCCTAAATCTTTGGGTAAACCATATAGATTATTTTTATCAATATCATAATAAGTGATATAAATATAAACATTAGCCATATTTTTATCCCTCAATTCTACTTTAGCCTCTTTTCCCTCACCATCATAAATCAGATTTTCCGGAGGTATGAATATAAAATCCTTTGCATCTAAATAAGCTTTTTCTACATTTGGCCAAATATTTCTTATTACTTGATGTAGACTTTCATTATAGCCATTTATGTAGCTCCAATCATAATTTATATAATCTTTTATTTCATAATAAGCCGGATATCCATCCCAAGACCAAACTTCCGGTAGGGTATTTCCATCTTTCCACTTCCATCCATCAGTAATTTTTATCTCAGATAGCTTTACGCCATAGGTCACTGGCTCGGGCGATATAACTTTTGGGTCATCCAACTTGCTTACAAGTAAAGGATTCACAGTTACGGATAGATTTTTTGAAACCACCTTATAGTTCCTTATATCCGCAGGTGTAAAGATTGCGGCAAATGTATTCACTCCAACAGAGCCTACCTCTATCTCCGTGTCTGATTCATTCCATACCCAGCCCGTAGGTAATTGAATATCACTTAATTTATCTTTATAAGTCGCCGTTGGATCAGGATCTGTATATTCGGGAGCTTTAGTTCCTTCAGCCGGAATAATAGTCAATGGTACATCAACTTTGTCAGATGTCTTACTCTCACTACTTCCTCCATACTGAGCAGTTAATGTATAAGTACCTGCATTGAGTTTTTTTGTATCAAACTCAAATTCATATTCACCATCTGCAGTAACTTCTTTCTGATCAGACAATAAAACATTATTCTCTTTATCAGTTAACACCAGTTGCACGCTGTTCATAGCGGCACTACGGGTTCTTATTGCTTTATTTTTCACCGTTAATGTTACTTTTAGCTTATATGTGCCATAAATTATGTCATAATTGGATAAATTAAAAGCAACAGAAGAGTTATCAGTGGGTGTTGTTGAGGAACCGATATTAAATGTAAAATATCCTTTATTAGTTCCGTCGTTATCTACACCGTGCAATACATAAGTCGCGTTATAAGTCATAACATTACCATCACTTGTACGCACAGTTACAGTATGTCCAATTCCTGTCATATATAAATAAAGATTATCATCCTCATCTATATTCCGATCAATATAATAAGATTTACCATCTACTGAAACATCAGTTACATTTTGAACCTCCAATTTACCTAAATAAACAGGTTGATCATCAGTTGTTATTGGCTGACCACCAATAGTTCCTTTAATGGAACCTCCATATATTCTAGTTGTGCCATGATTATCTTGAAGACCACCACCGCCTCCTCTTCCTCCACCAATACCATGCCAGCCAGTAGCAACAACAGTTCCTCCAT encodes the following:
- a CDS encoding cytochrome c biogenesis protein ResB; protein product: MWKQPWGYTEGWAISIGLFITGVVLQLTTGKVDATLFQYPLNALTGGVYLFFLIMVYVVSRKAVALQWFYSLTASITSLTAWMILVIIMGLTRQMAPSATVTHGGLLSGLGFMQMTVSWPFMLLFLYFLSVLGLVTIHKISRFRWKDTPFILNHAGLFITLLAAILGNGDLQRLRMTASLDGPEWRATDETGEMVELPLAIELKSFTIDEYPPKLLAIDNTTGKALPENNPENVLVENAPFSGSLLDWEIEVTHSLPMAACVRSIDTLNFVAFHSEGATTALMVKARNRVDGTEKSGWVSCGSFMFPYVSLPLSDSVSLVMPEREPKRFASEVTVYTQSGERTDALIEVNKPLSMEGWKIYQLSYDEAKGKWSRTSIFELVRDPWLPVVYAGILMMLLGSVCLFVLAPGNKLGKMAANDTKTV
- the nrfA gene encoding ammonia-forming cytochrome c nitrite reductase, with translation MEKKLKSWQGWVLFIGTMAVVFVLGVLAASINERRAEITSVMNNKKVEIEGIEAVNEKFQPNYPREYETWTQTMDTSFQSKYNGNQAVDVLAARPEMVILWAGYAFSKDYSSPRGHMHAIDDMRHTLRVGSPMTPDEGPQPATCWTCKSPDVPRMMQAVGVDNFYKAKWAAMGDEIVNPIGCADCHEPTTMNLQISRPALIEAFQRQGRDITKATQQEMRSLVCAQCHVEYYFKGDGKYLTFPWDKGFTVEDMEAYYDAEGFADYTHKLSKAPILKAQHPDYELSMMGIHGQRGVSCADCHMPYKSEGGVKYSDHHIMSPLAMIDRTCQVCHRESEETLRNNVYERQNKANEMRNRLEAELAKAHIEAKFAWDKGATEAQMAPVLQLIRQAQWRWDFGVASHGASFHAPQEIQRILGNGLDRTMQARLAVSKVLAKLGYTDEVPMPDISTKELAQKYIGLDIPAEREAKEKFLNTVVPEWIKEAKANKRLADKS
- the nrfH gene encoding cytochrome c nitrite reductase small subunit → MKIKEIINTILPTKRHKLFAIIAGGAICGLGFYTFYVSRAWSYLSDEPSTCVNCHIMGPYYATWSHSSHSRNATCNDCHVPHENAAKKWFFKGMDGMRHATVFMVRGEPQVIKAIDESAEVIMNNCIRCHTQLNTEFVNTGRIDHEMAMAGEGKACWDCHREVPHGGLNSLSSTPSAIVPYPKSNTPQWLKDMLK
- a CDS encoding OmpA family protein, with amino-acid sequence MRKLIFIAVSALLICTSCVTKKKYLEAENGRLEAIGRGNALQEQLVDCKDTGDKLNERLAALQRDTARLGTNIRNYQTMLNSNMTQQDKLNSLLSQKMEELNERERTINELQDMINAQNEKVQRLLSSVKDALLGFSSDELTVTEKDGKVYVAMSDKLLFESGSARVDKRGKEALAKLAEVLNKQSDIDVYIEGHTDSKPINTAQFKDNWDLSVIRATSVVRILTKDYGVNPLQIQPSGRGEYMPVADNESAEGRSKNRRTEIIMAPKLDKLYQMLQ
- a CDS encoding InlB B-repeat-containing protein, which translates into the protein MKLIILCFTILFLPLSLSAGGTDFTIEGGTSATDYKYENNTCTILTSTKLTISGTTTTNNIIVKKGVTANIVLNSININLSNVDGKSAIDLKENATLNLTLAGTSILTSGKAVAGIHLSNGSNLIITAESDGHSLTVTGGDNSDWEGYAGAGIGRNPQEEGNATLKIEGGNVMANGGEASAMFGKPSDGIGKNAKEGLSHLTIDISGGSVVANGDNGGNGINGIVHIKGGSVTAKGKGSGVDITGNVTVKDVTITDCTFGREVIIKSGTFTNCTFTGEITVKNGTFNDCIFDGKVFLHNGSSIGTSFIKGSDCYIYDGNWTFEPTKFITAINSTNVYIYGGIVKAFGGQNSAGIGGNNTQRGNNVTIYGGYVIANGSLGAGIGGGDGYSWGGQGGTTIIYGGTVVATGWHGIGGGRGGGGGLQDNHGTTRIYGGSIKGTIGGQPITTDDQPVYLGKLEVQNVTDVSVDGKSYYIDRNIDEDDNLYLYMTGIGHTVTVRTSDGNVMTYNATYVLHGVDNDGTNKGYFTFNIGSSTTPTDNSSVAFNLSNYDIIYGTYKLKVTLTVKNKAIRTRSAAMNSVQLVLTDKENNVLLSDQKEVTADGEYEFEFDTKKLNAGTYTLTAQYGGSSESKTSDKVDVPLTIIPAEGTKAPEYTDPDPTATYKDKLSDIQLPTGWVWNESDTEIEVGSVGVNTFAAIFTPADIRNYKVVSKNLSVTVNPLLVSKLDDPKVISPEPVTYGVKLSEIKITDGWKWKDGNTLPEVWSWDGYPAYYEIKDYINYDWSYINGYNESLHQVIRNIWPNVEKAYLDAKDFIFIPPENLIYDGEGKEAKVELRDKNMANVYIYITYYDIDKNNLYGLPKDLGTYTVSISIYSTNYAIKSSDLTDPDWTFSIKELHNITIASSIVNGTVTADKEKATEGETIILKVNPASGYELESLSYAQLSDGATIPIANKRFVMPESDVTVTATFKEKPVDPTPVYYTITLPAIEGAITNPSAGRHEVKERDDFGFYLAIEDGYRESSVPVVTADGDVITPRVSDGKYIIQYIREDINIEISGIVKDQATDNMPLPSGFSISITNGVFRVTVPHATRLYLTDTVGRLLLSRQLPAGDTYIEGFASGVYFLVLEGQCGQKIILK